CCAGCGTTACTTCCCGGTGCAGGATGCCAATGGCAAACTGTTGCCTAAGTTTATTGCCGTCCGCAACGGCACTGACAAGTACTTAGATATTGTAACCGCTGGCAATGAAAAGGTATTGACGGCGCGGTTGGCAGATGCTCAGTTTTTCTACCAAGAAGACTTAAAAACCCCGCTGGCCGATAAAGTTGACGGCCTTAAAAAGGTAGTCTGGTTAGAAGGCCTGGGCACCGTTTATGCCAAGGTGGAGCGCATTGCTAAACTGGCGGCAAACTTTGCTGACGCCCTAAAGGCTAACGATCAGCAAAAACAACAGGTGGCTCGGGGGGCGCTGCTGGCCAAAGCCGATCTAGAAACCAACATGGTTTATGAATTTCCCGAGTTGCAGGGGATTATCGGCCGGGAATATGCACTGCGCAATGGTGAAGACGGGGCAGTGGCAGAGGCTATTTATGAGCACTATTTGCCTCGGTTTGCCGGCGACGAGTTGCCTGCCAGCTTGCCTGGTCAAGTGCTGAGCTTGGCAGATAAAATGGATAGCATTGTCGGATGTTTTGCCATCGGCATTCAGCCCACCGGCTCCCAAGACCCCTATGCTTTACGTCGCCAAGCATTGGCCATTGCTCATATTATTTTTGCTGCCGGTCTGCCGTTGTCACTTAAAGATATGGTTGTCAGTGCGTATAACGGTTATCAAAACAACGTAGAATTAAAACTAAGTTTAGAGCAAGTAACGGAAGAAATATTAGAATTCTTTAAGCAGCGGATTAAGGGTATTTTTACCGACGAAGGCCTTTCTTACGATACCATCGATGCAGTGCTGGAAGCGGGCTTTGACAACTTGGCTGATGCGTGGCAGCGGGGGCAGGCGCTAACGGAGTTTCGGCAACAGGCGGCCTTTAACGATCTGTTAACTGCCTTTAACCGGGCAAACAATTTAGCCAAGAAATCGGCAAGCACTGTCATTAATGAAACATTATTGCAACAGGAGGCCGAAAAGGAACTATATCAAAAGTATGTCACATTTAATAATGTGATGGATCAATATTTAGCAGTTAAAGACTATCAAGCTGCCCTCAATGAGATAGCAGAGTTATTGACGCCAATCAATAACTTTTTTGAGCAAATCATGGTGATGGTGGATGACGAAGCGTTGCGCAACAACCGGTTGGCGCTACTTTACAACCTGGCCAATCGTATGAAGGCGGTGGCGGACTTCTCGAAAATTGTAGCTTAATAAAAAAATAATGCACATAAATAATAAAAATTTTAGTAAAAAGGAGGGATTTTTTAACCGATATCTAATATAATTAGTATGTCACAATTAATAAAGGGGTGATGGGATGGAGCTTACCCACCGCCAGGAAAAAATATTAGAAATTGTTAAAGCAGAGGGTCCGATAACCGGAGAGAATATTGCAGAAAAGCTGAGTTTGACTAGGGCTACGTTAAGGCCTGATTTAGCAATCTTGACTATGTCAGGCCTGTTGGAAGCTCGTCCCCGGGTAGGATATTTCTACAGTGGCAAATCACCGGAACGGATGGTTGCTGAAAAATTAAAGAGAATTTCAGTTGGGGATACCAAATCAGTGCCCATCGTTGTTAATGAAAATTGTTCGGTTTATGATGCCATTGTCACGATGTTTATTGAAGACGTGGGCACGTTAATCATTGTCGGTGACAACGGAAAATTAGAAGGAGTTGTGTCCCGAAAGGATTTTCTAAAAACCACCATTGGCGGTCAAGATATACACAAATTACCAGTGGGGGTAGTGATGACCCGAATGCCCAATGTGGTGGTGGCCCAACCAGAAGATTCGGTATGGTTGGCAGCCCGGCGTTTGTTGACCCATGAAGTGGACTGCTTGCCAGTGGTCCGTCCGATGTCTGAAAATGCCGATGATGGTTATGAAGTGGTTGGGCGTTTTACCAAAACCAATATTGCTCAACTGTTTGTAGAACTGGTGGAAGAATAGAGTTTAGGGGGCGTTTGCTATTAGCCAAATAGTGGATGCAAAGCCAAAGGTTTATGTGGTGTCAGATTCTGTTGGCGACACTGCAGAATTGGTGGTCAAGGCAGCAGAAAGCCAATTTAACCACGATGTTGTAGAAATCATTCGGGTACCCTATGTAAAATCTACCCGTGATATCTTTGATGTTTTAAAGGATGCATCGGTCAATAATTCAGTAATTGCTTATACCTTGGTACTGCCGGAACTAAGGGATTTACTGGTGGCCGAAGCTGACCGACTGAATATTCCAGTGGTGGATATTATGGGACCAATTATGAATGCCATTTCACTCATCACCAATCGGGCACCTAGACATGAGCCTGGTTTGGTGAGAAGGTTGGATGAAGAATACTTTAGAAAAGTGGAAGCCATAGAATTTGCTGTTAAATATGATGATGGTAAAGATCCCCGGGGCATCACCAAGTCAGACTTGGTGATACTGGGAGTGTCCCGCACATCTAAAACACCACTGTGTATGTATTTAGCCCATAAGCGTATTAAAGCAGCCAATGTACCGTTAGTACCAGAGGTATCGCCACCGGATGAAATATTCCAACTGCCACCCGGCAAGGTTATTGGTTTAACCATCCGTCCGCAACAGTTGAATGTAATTAGGCAGGAAAGATTGCGCACGCTGGGTTTAACATCCCATGCCGATTACGCCAGCATGGAACGGATATTAAAAGAGTTGGAATATTCAGAGGAAATTATGAAAAAAGTTGGTTGCACCGTCATTGATGTAACCAATAAAGCGGTGGAGGAAACGGCCAGTAAAGTGCTGGAATACTTCTATCGCAATAACAGACAAAGGCGTTAACAGTATTACCAAATTTATTCCAGGGAGGAATTTGTTGAGCTATGTCAACTGCTAAGTATGTTTATTTTTTTAATGAGGGACGAGCAGATATGAAATCATTGCTCGGTGGTAAAGGCGCCAACCTGGCAGAAATGACCAATATTGGTTTGCCGGTCCCCCCAGGGTTTATTATTTCCACCGAGGCCTGTATTGATTTTTACAATGCCGGTCAACAGTTCCCAGCCGGTATGGAAGAGCAAGTGCTGGCCCAGGTAAAACACTTGGAAGAAGTCACTGGTAAAAAGTTTGGCTCTAAAGAGAATCCACTTTTAGTATCTGTTCGCTCCGGTGCAGTTATTTCGATGCCCGGTATGATGGACACTGTCTTAAACCTAGGTTTAAATGATGAAACAGTGGCAGGACTGGCTGCCAATACCAATAACCCTCGCTTTGCTTACGACTGTTATCGTCGTTTCATTCAAATGTTTGGTGACGTAGTTTTAGGTATTGAGCACCATAAGTTTGAATCAGTACTGGATAAAAAGAAGTTTGAGAAAAATGTTAGCTTTGACAATCAACTAACTGCAGAGGACTGGCAAGATGTAATTGAGCAGTTCAAAGATATCGTGGAAAGGGAGTATGGCAAACCGTTCCCACAGGATCCTTCCGAGCAATTATTTAATGCTATCTATGCTGTGTTTAACTCTTGGAATACTGAACGGGCTGTGGTGTACCGAAAAGTACACAAAATTCCCGATGACTTGGGAACAGCCGTTAACATCGTCACCATGGTATTTGGAAATATGGGTGATGATTCCGGTACTGGTGTGGCCTTTACCCGTAACCCATCCACCGGAGAAAAGAAACTATATGGTGAATACTTAATTAACGCCCAAGGCGAAGATGTGGTGGCCGGTATTCGCACCCCACAACCAATTTCTAAGCTGGAAGAGGAAATGCCAGCGGTATATCAACAGTTTGTAGATACTTATCAACTGTTAGAAAAACACTATCGTGATATGCAAGATATTGAGTTTACCATTGAACGGGGTAAACTTTGGATATTACAAACCCGTAACGGTAAACGCACCGCCCAAGCTGCCATTAAGATTGCTGTAGACATGGTGTCAGAGGGTTTAATTACCAAAGAAGAAGCCATCACACGGGTAGACCCCAACCAGTTGAACCAACTGTTGCACCGCCGTATTGATCCAGATGCCAAACTGGAGGTGGTTGCCAAAGGTTTACCGGCATCCCCTGGCTCAGCTTGCGGTGCAGTGGTTTTTGACGCCGATGAAGCTGAAAAGCTAGCTGGTGAAGGTGAAAAGGTAGTGCTGGTGCGCATGGAAACCACACCTGATGATATTCATGGCATTGTGGTTGCTCAAGGGGTATTAACCTCCCGGGGCGGAATGACCAGTCATGCTGCGGTGGTAGCCCGGGGCATGGGTAAACCGTGTGTTTGCGGTTGCGAAGCGTTGAAACTGGATTATGCCAACAACACCTTTACAGTTGGCGAGTTAGTGGTTAAAAAGGGAGATGTAATCTCGATAGACGGCAGCAGCGGTCAAGTGATGTTGGGCGAAGTGCCAATGATTGACCCAGAGCTGTCCGATGAGTTCCAAGCATTGTTAGATTGGGCTGACGAAATCCGTAAATTGGAAGTAAGAGCTAACGCTGATAACCCAGCAGATGCTGCTAAAGCCAGAGAATTTGGTGCCCAAGGTATTGGTTTAACCCGTACCGAGCACATGTTTATGGCCCAAGATCGTCTGCCAATTGTACAAAAAATGATTTTAGCCCATGACTTTGAAGGTAGGAAGGAAGCATTGGCTGAGCTACTGCCAATGCAACAAGATGACTTCTACGGCATTTTAAAAGCCATGGATGGACTGCCGGTATGTATCCGCTTGCTGGACCCACCGTTGCATGAGTTCTTGCCAGATGCTGAAGAATTGGCGGTAGAAATTGCCACCATGAAGTTAACTAACGCCACTGCCGCAGACATCAAGAAGAAGGAAGACCTGCTGCGTCAAGTGCGGTCATTGTCCGAGTTTAACCCAATGCTGGGACATCGTGGTTGCCGCTTAGGTATCACCTTCCCAGAAATCTATGCTATGCAGGCCAGAGCAATCTTCCAAGCCACTGCCCAATTGGTAAAAGAAGGCGTTGACGTAAAACCAGAGGTAGAAATTCCACTGGTTATTGAAGAAAAAGAGCTGGGCTTCTTAAAAGATGTAGTGGTTGACATGGCTAATAAAGTGAAAGAAGAAACTGGAGTTGATTTCCATTACCAGGTGGGTACCATGATTGAGATGCCAAGGGCAGCGCTGACGGCAGATGAAATTGCCGAGCATGCAGAGTTTTTCTCCTTTGGTACCAACGACTTGACCCAAACCACTCTAGGCTTTTCCAGGGACGATGCCGAAGGCAAGTTTTTACCTCATTACATTGAGCGGAAGATTTTAGCCGACAACCCATTTGCAGTGCTGGACCGCAAAGGGGTTGGTAAACTAATGAAAACAGCTGTGGAACTAGGCCGTAAAGTGCGCCCAGACCTGTTAATCGGTATCTGCGGTGAACACGGCGGCGAACCAAGCTCAGTGGAATTCTGCCACATGATTGGCTTAGACTACGTCAGCTGTTCACCATACCGGGTGCCAATTGCCCGCTTGGCCGCAGCCCAGGCCGCTGTAAAACACTAAAGGCTAATTGAAAGGCGGCTCAATAGAGGTTGGTCAGAGGTAAAAAGCCCTTGTGTATCAAAGATTTGAGGGCATAAATATAAAATAAAGTAAGGGTATTATCTTTTGATATTTTTGAGGGATAATACCCTTTTTTATTTGGTCATTTGCATTTTGTAACAAAAACGGGCTATTATGGAACAATTTAAAGTTCTATTATGATGTCTTAGGGTTAGAAATAATTGCAGATTTCGGAGCAAATGTGACATTAAGCGTAAGCGTGGTATTAAAAAGGATAGATACATGGAAGGATTTTATTAGAACTGATAAAATCTTCTTTCAAAATAATGCTCGTGAGCTGTATTTTGAAGGAGAGGACATGGGTACTTTTGCAAAAAAGCTGTTCCTTCCTGTCTAAAGTGCCGTTCCCTTGCTTGGTACAAACAACCGGGACATGTCAGCACCCTCCAATTCAAGCAATTTTACTTTTGTATGAACGCCCG
The sequence above is a segment of the Peptococcaceae bacterium 1198_IL3148 genome. Coding sequences within it:
- a CDS encoding pyruvate, water dikinase regulatory protein, whose protein sequence is MVDAKPKVYVVSDSVGDTAELVVKAAESQFNHDVVEIIRVPYVKSTRDIFDVLKDASVNNSVIAYTLVLPELRDLLVAEADRLNIPVVDIMGPIMNAISLITNRAPRHEPGLVRRLDEEYFRKVEAIEFAVKYDDGKDPRGITKSDLVILGVSRTSKTPLCMYLAHKRIKAANVPLVPEVSPPDEIFQLPPGKVIGLTIRPQQLNVIRQERLRTLGLTSHADYASMERILKELEYSEEIMKKVGCTVIDVTNKAVEETASKVLEYFYRNNRQRR
- the glyS gene encoding glycine--tRNA ligase subunit beta; amino-acid sequence: MAKDFLLEIGIEEIPARFIEPALKQLKELTTKQLSELRIDFDEINTYATPRRLVLYIKELAEQQQSLTKEVKGPAKKAAFDADGNPTKAILGFTKGQGVAVKDLEVRLLNNVEYMYAIKKEEGQSTAKVLTEIAPQIISQLHFPKPMRWGDLDYRFARPIRWIVALFGSKIVPFVLADKASGRFTYGHRFLSDGALKVETAADYFEVLKKGYVILDSHQRREIIWQQVQQLAAGVGGKVEPDEDLLQEISNIVEYPTALMGSFKEDYLRLPDEVIITPMREHQRYFPVQDANGKLLPKFIAVRNGTDKYLDIVTAGNEKVLTARLADAQFFYQEDLKTPLADKVDGLKKVVWLEGLGTVYAKVERIAKLAANFADALKANDQQKQQVARGALLAKADLETNMVYEFPELQGIIGREYALRNGEDGAVAEAIYEHYLPRFAGDELPASLPGQVLSLADKMDSIVGCFAIGIQPTGSQDPYALRRQALAIAHIIFAAGLPLSLKDMVVSAYNGYQNNVELKLSLEQVTEEILEFFKQRIKGIFTDEGLSYDTIDAVLEAGFDNLADAWQRGQALTEFRQQAAFNDLLTAFNRANNLAKKSASTVINETLLQQEAEKELYQKYVTFNNVMDQYLAVKDYQAALNEIAELLTPINNFFEQIMVMVDDEALRNNRLALLYNLANRMKAVADFSKIVA
- a CDS encoding helix-turn-helix transcriptional regulator, whose translation is MELTHRQEKILEIVKAEGPITGENIAEKLSLTRATLRPDLAILTMSGLLEARPRVGYFYSGKSPERMVAEKLKRISVGDTKSVPIVVNENCSVYDAIVTMFIEDVGTLIIVGDNGKLEGVVSRKDFLKTTIGGQDIHKLPVGVVMTRMPNVVVAQPEDSVWLAARRLLTHEVDCLPVVRPMSENADDGYEVVGRFTKTNIAQLFVELVEE
- the ppdK gene encoding pyruvate, phosphate dikinase, with amino-acid sequence MSTAKYVYFFNEGRADMKSLLGGKGANLAEMTNIGLPVPPGFIISTEACIDFYNAGQQFPAGMEEQVLAQVKHLEEVTGKKFGSKENPLLVSVRSGAVISMPGMMDTVLNLGLNDETVAGLAANTNNPRFAYDCYRRFIQMFGDVVLGIEHHKFESVLDKKKFEKNVSFDNQLTAEDWQDVIEQFKDIVEREYGKPFPQDPSEQLFNAIYAVFNSWNTERAVVYRKVHKIPDDLGTAVNIVTMVFGNMGDDSGTGVAFTRNPSTGEKKLYGEYLINAQGEDVVAGIRTPQPISKLEEEMPAVYQQFVDTYQLLEKHYRDMQDIEFTIERGKLWILQTRNGKRTAQAAIKIAVDMVSEGLITKEEAITRVDPNQLNQLLHRRIDPDAKLEVVAKGLPASPGSACGAVVFDADEAEKLAGEGEKVVLVRMETTPDDIHGIVVAQGVLTSRGGMTSHAAVVARGMGKPCVCGCEALKLDYANNTFTVGELVVKKGDVISIDGSSGQVMLGEVPMIDPELSDEFQALLDWADEIRKLEVRANADNPADAAKAREFGAQGIGLTRTEHMFMAQDRLPIVQKMILAHDFEGRKEALAELLPMQQDDFYGILKAMDGLPVCIRLLDPPLHEFLPDAEELAVEIATMKLTNATAADIKKKEDLLRQVRSLSEFNPMLGHRGCRLGITFPEIYAMQARAIFQATAQLVKEGVDVKPEVEIPLVIEEKELGFLKDVVVDMANKVKEETGVDFHYQVGTMIEMPRAALTADEIAEHAEFFSFGTNDLTQTTLGFSRDDAEGKFLPHYIERKILADNPFAVLDRKGVGKLMKTAVELGRKVRPDLLIGICGEHGGEPSSVEFCHMIGLDYVSCSPYRVPIARLAAAQAAVKH